AATTTCTTTTATTTGGGAATCATTGCTTTGGCTTTCGCGGATTGCAAGAAAGGATTGAACCATGTTCAGGTCGTTTTTTACCCGATGATGTACCTCACGAACCAACAGATTAATCTCGCTTGTCCGCTCATCTACGAGCCGGCTGAGTTCTTCTGTTTCGGCAAGAGTCTTTCCCGATAGGAATCTCAGGGCAAGAATGCTGAAGGCCAGTGCAATGATTCCGAGCGAAAAGATCACTGCGGCAAAAAGACGGGTCTGGCGTATGGATTCATGAAGCAGTTCATCTTCATCTCTTGCAATCAGCAGATACCAGTGATTAGTGATATGATAGAGTTCACCTCGCTGCTTTACTCCCTGAAGAGAAAAACGCAACTGACTTTTGTAATTGAGGGGCTTCGGCAGGGCTCCTGATATGATGGGTTTCACATCCGTAAAGCGGTAAGCCGTAAATCCGCTGTTGGCGATAGGGGTCAAACCCTTCTCCTCCGAAAAAAGAACGATTTTCAGCCCCTTGGTGGCAAGGCTTGCCGTCTGAAGTGTTTGGTTGAGTGCCTTCAACGAGACTGCCACCAGGTCGAATCCTGCAAGGCCGAAGGAGGGGTCTGTGATGGGAAGCATTATGAAAAATACGGGGCGGTCATCAATCACTCCTGCCTCGGAAAGGATGAGAGCTTTCTCCGGATCAAAGTTGGGCGGAGGAAATTCTTCCTTATTCAATCCTGCTCCGGTAATGGGAAGACCATCTGGTTGAAATCGATAGACTCCTGCAATTTCCGGGCTCGACAGGACTGCATCTTCTAATTTGGGGCGGGCAAATGTGATGTATGATTCAAGACTTCGTTTCCCTTCCCGGAGTGCAATCAGCTCCTCCCTGATCCTTGTTCTGCTTGGAATCTGGGCGGCGATTTGAGTGCTCTGGTAGAGAAAAGAGTCGACGGCGTTACGGATCAACTCGCTTCTTGTCTGAAATTCATGAAGGTCCCGTTCTATAAGTGCCGATCTGACGGGGCCGAAAAGTATTCCCATGAGAGCCGCCAGAAACAAAAAAAGAAGGAGAACTGTGAATCGCAGAATGGCAAGCTGGTTTTTTCTCGCTTGTTCCCACTTTGAATTCATATAGCCTAAGTGTAGGAAATCCCGATTTGGAAATCAATTTCTCTCATAATGGATATATTGATTTTCCCATGTTTTTCTTGATCAGTTGGACTATTCGCCCTATAATCGCCTTAGAGTGATTAGAGATATACACCGGATATTACTATTTTTGTTATTTTTATATTCCGGCTTCCTGCTTCATGGCTTGGATCTGCCACGGCAGATTCGTTTTGATCCATTGACGACAAGGGAGGGGCTGAGTAGCTCCTCCGTCTCCGGTATTCTTCAGGACAAGGATGGGATTATCTGGATCGCCACTCAGGCGGGTCTGAATCGATACGACGGATACTCTTTCACCTATTATGAAAATGATCCCTTCAATAGAAACTCTCTCTCTCATAATCTGATTCAAACGATCTATCTTGATGAGGCCGGCATCATCTGGCTCGGTACATACGGTGGCTTGAATCGTTTCGACCCCGAAAGCGGAGATTTCGATGCCTACATTCATGACGCCCGGCGTCCCGATTCTCTCAGCAATAATGTTGTCGTGGCCATCACGCGGGACAGAGCAGGAAACCTTTGGGTCGGTACGCTTGACGGCTTAAATCGACTCGACACGAAAACCGGAAGCTTTACCCGCTATTATCCCGACCCCGATGATCCCTCCTCCGTTCCGGATAAAGTGATCAGAACTCTCCTTGTCGACGATTTCGGCCAGTTGTGGATTGGCAGTTACGGAGGGCTTTCCCGCTACCTTCCCGAAACCGATGCCTTTGAACAGATTCCGATGGATACTGCAGGAGACGGCAATGGCCTGCCCTCTCCTTATGTTATGTCCTTGTGCAGGAATAAGGAGGACCCGTCGTCGATTTTTGTCGGGACCTGGGACGGGGGCATAAGTTCTTTGGATGTACTCAACGGCCGAATACATCATTATCCCATTCCTTCGGAGATGCTTTACCAGATAATGAACGACTCCAAGGGGCGTATTTGGGCCGCGACCTGGGGCGATGGGCTTATTGTCCTTAATCCGGAGAACGGAGAGACGATCCAATACCGCGACAAAGAATATTCGGTCGAGCAGAAGGGGCTGAGCCATAATGTTGTGTACTCTCTTTTCGAGGATGACTCCGGTATCATCTGGATAGGGACAAATGGGGGTGGGGTCAACAAGTACGTCGAATGGTCGAATCGGTATCGCTTTATTGTAAATGAGTCGGGGAATCCCAACTCGCTGAGTGAGGGAAAGGTAACCTCAATCCTGGAAGATGAAGACGGTAGTCTCTGGATCGGTGTGTATTCCGGCGGCCTCAACCACTATGATCCTCTTACCGGTATGGTTCGCCGTTATGGCTTCGACAAGGAAGATGCCCATAGTCTCAGCGACAATATTGTCAACGTGCTTTTTCGCGATAGGGCCGATCATCTTTGGATCGGTACCAACAACGGGCTAAACCACTATCTTCCCGATAGTGATAGGTTCGAACGTATATATGCCGATGGGAGTGATCGAACACCGCCGGAGAGCATCATCTATACCATGACCGAAGACCGTAAGGGAAATCTCTGGATCGGAACAAATTCTTCGGGGGCTGCTGTCAAAAAGGCCGGAGAAGAGCGTTTTGTCAACTATGCCTATGATGCTGCTGACCCCACAAGCCTGAGCGATAATCTGGTCAGAACGGTCTTTGAGGATAGCCATGGGATGCTCTGGATCGGTACCAACAACGGTCTGAACCGTTATCATGCCGATACAGGAACCTTTTCCCGCTACTATCATGATCCCGACCGACCTCAAACCTTGAGTAGCGACAATATAAGAGTGATCCTGGAAGATTCTTCCGGTACCCTTTGGATCGCAACTGCCGGAGGGGGATTGAATCGCTATAACCGCAAAGATGATTCCTTTTCCGCGGTTTCCCGAAAGGATGGCCTTCTTAGTAACCACATACTTGCCATGGTAGAAAGAAATCCCGGTGAGTTGTGGCTCAGCACGAATCGAGGCTTATGCATCTATAATGTGGAACAGGGGACCTTCCGCACAATAGATGCAGAAAACGGCCTTTTGACCAGCGAACTCACCACCGGCCTTACCCTTGGCCGGTCGGAGAACCTCTATGTCGGCGGGGTTCGCGGCGTTACCATCATCGATCGTGAAGATACCTCGGGGGATCCTTATATTCCTCCGCTGGTGGTAACGCACTTTGAGGTCCTCGGTGAAGAACGCAAGCTCCTGAAGTCCGGTGATAAAAGTTATAAGGAGCTTCTCCTTTCACCTTCCGACAAGCTTTTCTCGCTCCAGGTTGCCGCACTTGACTATTCCTCGCCGGAAAGAAATCAGTATGCATTTATGCTTGAAGGCTTTGATGATTCCCTCATCTACTCTGGTACCCGTAACTATGTCCGTTATACGAACATTGATCCCGGCCGTTATACCCTCAGGATCATCGGGGCTGGAAGCAGAGGAAACTGGAATGAAACTGGCTTGGCGATTCCCATACGGGTCCTTCCCCCCTGGTGGCTTAGTCCTCCGGCCTTTGCCGCCTACATGCTCGTTTCCCTTCTCTTCGTGCTTTTACTGGTTAACCATTACCGAATACGCCGTCAACGCCTTGAAGAACGTTATGCCGAGCAGGAGCGAATCAATCGAGAACTCGATCAGAAGGTAAAGGAGCGAACCGCCGAAATTGAGAAAGCCCGAAAGGTTGCGGAGGAAGCGACAAAGGCGAAGAGTCTCTTCCTTGCAAACATGAGCCACGAGATTCGTACCCCCCTGACGGGAATGCTTGGTATGTTTTCCCTGTTGGCAAAGACAAAGCTCAATCAGAACCAGCGCTCCTTCCTCGACTATTCACGCACTGCAGCAGAAAATCTGAATCAATTGGTGAATGATTTGTTGGATGTCGAGAGCATCGAATCAGGGACCCTGCCCCTGCATGAGACCCGTTTCGATCCTGAAAAAGCTCTTGCCTATGTCTACCATCTCTTTGAAGAGCGTGCAAAGAGCCAGGGG
This Sediminispirochaeta bajacaliforniensis DSM 16054 DNA region includes the following protein-coding sequences:
- a CDS encoding sensor histidine kinase, which codes for MNSKWEQARKNQLAILRFTVLLLFLFLAALMGILFGPVRSALIERDLHEFQTRSELIRNAVDSFLYQSTQIAAQIPSRTRIREELIALREGKRSLESYITFARPKLEDAVLSSPEIAGVYRFQPDGLPITGAGLNKEEFPPPNFDPEKALILSEAGVIDDRPVFFIMLPITDPSFGLAGFDLVAVSLKALNQTLQTASLATKGLKIVLFSEEKGLTPIANSGFTAYRFTDVKPIISGALPKPLNYKSQLRFSLQGVKQRGELYHITNHWYLLIARDEDELLHESIRQTRLFAAVIFSLGIIALAFSILALRFLSGKTLAETEELSRLVDERTSEINLLVREVHHRVKNDLNMVQSFLAIRESQSNDSQIKEILHDAQGSILTMSKIYEYLYQAADDYSSVDLPFFARGLLQNLKTGLSGKELQLHTTVDEITCQRQEAIAIGIIINELVTNSLKYAGDESGIVDISLSIQKQRGNRLKIEVTDNGPGFPDSVIQGGGSFGLTMVNALAQQHGGSLTFTNSPRPKVIIDIEV
- a CDS encoding hybrid sensor histidine kinase/response regulator; translated protein: MDLPRQIRFDPLTTREGLSSSSVSGILQDKDGIIWIATQAGLNRYDGYSFTYYENDPFNRNSLSHNLIQTIYLDEAGIIWLGTYGGLNRFDPESGDFDAYIHDARRPDSLSNNVVVAITRDRAGNLWVGTLDGLNRLDTKTGSFTRYYPDPDDPSSVPDKVIRTLLVDDFGQLWIGSYGGLSRYLPETDAFEQIPMDTAGDGNGLPSPYVMSLCRNKEDPSSIFVGTWDGGISSLDVLNGRIHHYPIPSEMLYQIMNDSKGRIWAATWGDGLIVLNPENGETIQYRDKEYSVEQKGLSHNVVYSLFEDDSGIIWIGTNGGGVNKYVEWSNRYRFIVNESGNPNSLSEGKVTSILEDEDGSLWIGVYSGGLNHYDPLTGMVRRYGFDKEDAHSLSDNIVNVLFRDRADHLWIGTNNGLNHYLPDSDRFERIYADGSDRTPPESIIYTMTEDRKGNLWIGTNSSGAAVKKAGEERFVNYAYDAADPTSLSDNLVRTVFEDSHGMLWIGTNNGLNRYHADTGTFSRYYHDPDRPQTLSSDNIRVILEDSSGTLWIATAGGGLNRYNRKDDSFSAVSRKDGLLSNHILAMVERNPGELWLSTNRGLCIYNVEQGTFRTIDAENGLLTSELTTGLTLGRSENLYVGGVRGVTIIDREDTSGDPYIPPLVVTHFEVLGEERKLLKSGDKSYKELLLSPSDKLFSLQVAALDYSSPERNQYAFMLEGFDDSLIYSGTRNYVRYTNIDPGRYTLRIIGAGSRGNWNETGLAIPIRVLPPWWLSPPAFAAYMLVSLLFVLLLVNHYRIRRQRLEERYAEQERINRELDQKVKERTAEIEKARKVAEEATKAKSLFLANMSHEIRTPLTGMLGMFSLLAKTKLNQNQRSFLDYSRTAAENLNQLVNDLLDVESIESGTLPLHETRFDPEKALAYVYHLFEERAKSQGLDFFLDIEAFDPSLEVLGDQNRFIQIVTNLVSNALKYTESGSISLKLTVTPVEVTSAEAQKRQSYTVVVSDTGIGIPKDKTGSIFESFTQLDTGYAKSSKGVGLGLAIVKQLVDAMEGTISVESSPDGTSFTVGLSFPVAPPQEEAEMDRKTASDDNSGIGKILVCEDEGINRFYLGTLLRNKGFAVDVAANGREAVELAESDDYSLILMDLGMPEIDGLEATRMIRAQGITVPIIALTAHSYREDIDKCREAGMDDFLAKPILEPLLFEKIRTWVGDKA